The following proteins come from a genomic window of Triticum aestivum cultivar Chinese Spring chromosome 6A, IWGSC CS RefSeq v2.1, whole genome shotgun sequence:
- the LOC123129696 gene encoding uncharacterized protein gives MDAAFGLAHATKAAAQGESPAYLSPGAGRVGGRSGEGEATSLTPLHDSTPGHLTRTPPMALQSRHHHHDGRRVVAPPALPDRGWEWEWDWEELVRCQLGDGTHGALPGLPSLGGGGEESPVSSSEASTGGGGGGYLEDAIAQWGDRSKRQRTAAGEGPPRCPAMASEDLQCLLQSFWDPSSGEGALLHDLSTMAPAPETSGFVSEEGAASGRGQRQGEGGRSAAAAAAAGQGEACGAAAGPPPPSSATAAAAPRPPLQKATAGRGSGSGNNCGPASSSSCSSLAGRRKEGVLYPFAVVKPLVLDGDTLNDVNRRILKRPARPVRHPVGQFACGPVVSSTNRPGLSGKAVVSLTKIRTGGKGTITIIRTRG, from the exons ATGGACGCGGCTTTCGGTTTGGCGCATGCCACGAAAGCAGCGGCCCAGGGAGAAAGCCCGGCCTATTTAAGCCCCGGCGCCGGCCGCGTGGGAGGGAGGAGTGGCGAGGGCGAGGCCACATCACTCACTCCACTCCACGACTCCACTCCCGGCCACCTCACCCGGACGCCGCCCATGGCGCTCCagagccgccaccaccaccacgacGGCCGCCGCGTAGTAGCCCCGCCCGCTCTCCCGGACCGGGGCTGGGAGTGGGAGTGGGACTGGGAGGAGCTGGTGCGGTGCCAGCTCGGCGACGGCACTCATGGCGCGCTCCCGGGCTTGCCCTCGT TAGGTGGCGGGGGGGAGGagtcgccggtgtcgtcgtcggAGGCGTcgaccggcggcggcgggggcggctaccTGGAGGACGCCATCGCGCAGTGGGGCGACCGGAGCAAGCGGCAGAGGACGGCTGCGGGGGAGGGTCCGCCGCGGTGCCCGGCCATGGCGAGCGAGGACCTGCAGTGCCTTCTTCAG AGCTTCTGGGATCCCAGCAGCGGCGAGGGAGCGCTCCTCCATGACCTCAGCACCATGGCCCCGGCCCCGGAGACCAGCGGCTTTGTCTCAG AGGAGGGCGCTGCATCGGGCAGGGGGCAGCGGCAGGGGGAGGGGGGCCGGagcgcggcagcggcagcggcagcggggcAGGGAGAAGCTTGTGGAGCGGCGGCAGGGCCCCCGCCACCCTCCTCCGCCACGGCTGCTGCTGCTCCCCGGCCACCGCTGCAAAAGGCTACTGCAGggcgcggcagcggcagcggcaataACTGCGGCCCGGCGTCCTCCTCGTCCTGCTCCTCGCTGGCAG ggaggaggaaggagggggtgctgTACCCGTTTGCCGTGGTGAAGCCGCTGGTGCTGGACGGCGACACGCTGAACGATGTTAACCGGAGGATCCTCAAGCGGCCGGCGAGGCCGGTGCGGCACCCCGTCGGCCAGTTCGCGTGCGGCCCCGTCGTGTCGTCGACTAACCGGCCGGGCCTGTCCGGGAAGGCGGTCGTCAGCCTCACCAAGATCAGGACCGGAGGGAAGGGCACCATTACCATCATCAGAACAAGAGGCTAG